The window CAACCcacggttggttgccagtatggtagCTTGCTGCCGCGACAAGATGGAGAATGGCCTCCTCCCATTGTTCACCCAAATGGCGAGCACCGGCACTCCATTCGACATGCAAGAAGTGGTTTCGAGGTTTATGTTTGACCTGGCTGCCACATCACTCTTTGGTGTGGACACTAGCCTCTTATCCTTGGACATGCCTCCCATGGACGTTGCGATTGCGATGGACACGGTAATGGAGGTAGCCATTGTCCGGCACATCCTGCCGGCCTCTTGCTGGAAGGCTATGAGGTGGCTAAACATCGGCCCAGAGAGAAAGCTCGATGCGGCGCACACGGTGCTACGAGGGTTCGTCACAGATATGATCAAGAAGAAGATTAACAGAGGCTGTATTGGTAATGAAGAGGAGCAAGAAAGTGCAGATATTCTATCTTCCTACATCAACGATCCAGACTATGCCGATGTTGAATTGCTCCATGCGGTGCTCCTCGCCTTTATGCTCGCTGGGAAGGACACAATTGGCGTGACCTTGATATGGACCTTCTACAAGCTCGCCCAGAATCCTAAGATTGTGTCAATCATCCGCAGTGAACTCTCACCCATTGCATTACACAAAATAGACACGGGTACGGGCGCCATGGTAATCTTTGACCCAGAGGAGACAAAATCCATTGTCTATTTGAGAGCTGTCTTGTATGAGACTCTCAGATTGTACCCACCGGCCCCTTTCGAGCGCAAGACAATGGTTGCTGATAATATCATGCCGAGTGGTCATGAGGTGCACGCCGGCGAAACCATCCTTATTTCACTCCACTCCATGGGGAGGATGGAGGACATATGGGGCAAGGATTGTCACGACTACAACCCGCATAGGTGGCTCTTGGAGGGTAGCAACAAGTTGAGGTATGAACCATCTCACAAATTTTTGTCCTTCAACTCGGGTCCAAGGATTTGCCCTGGGAAGGAAATCGCTGTTATCCAAATGAGAACCATCGTTGCCACGGTGGTATGGAACTTTGACTTGGAGGTGGTGAAAGGACAGAGTATCGAGCCGAAGTTGTCTTGTACACTACAGATGAAAAATGGGCTCATAGTGAAGCTGAAGAAGCGTGAAATACGTGAAATATAACACAAGACTCTTTATCTTTAAGCGCATTGATTTTATACaacaaggtgtgtgtgtgtgtgtgtgtgtgtgtgtgtgtgtgtgtgtgtgtgtgtgtgtgtgtgtgtgtgtgacagaaAGAGAGATAGAGTAATTATATACTCGAAGATGTATGAGCTATTCAGCTCCCTCTAATATATATACAGATGAATATATTGTACCTCGTTATCAATTTTAATATACCTCATTATTAGTTACAACATAACCCAAAGTGCGTTATGTCAAAAAATTCATTTGGGTTCATATATATCTATAGATAGAGCTTCTGATCTATTTGAGAGAACATACTTTatttatattactccctccgtttctatttagtctgcatataaggtttggtcaaagtcaagctttgtaaagtttgagtaactttatattaaaaaatataaacattgacaatatgaaatcaatattatcaaaTGCACCAGAAAATGTATTTTCATGCTATATAGTTttaatattgtagatgttcatttttttatataaatttggtcaaactctgtgtagtttgactttgaccaaatcttatatgcatgcggagtaaaaagaaacggaaggAGTACTGCTCAGATGTGAAGTGCAATATGGAAGGCTGAATTTTTGTGTAGGCATGTTTGGTCGTTTCTTTTGGTCATCAAAAATACCGTGCTGGTATAGTTACATGCTATATTGCCCTTATGTATACCCTGTATAGACGCGGGTAATTATCAAAACTTTGTAAATCAGTTGCCAGAATTAAGGTAGTCAGTATATTATGCATGTGTTGTCAGTGGTTACACTCAACATGTGCAGTTTTCTAGATTTGAGAATAATTTGTAACATGTGAGTAGTTGTGTCAATGGATATTTTTTTGAAAAGGTGGACATCCCTGTCCTGTGCATCAAAATGATGCATACGGCCCTTTTATTTAAACGAAACAAAGTGACACAAGGTCTGAAATCCAGTATAACTCACAGTAGGATCAAGACtcgaaaatgaaaatctgaaaataaCTTAAAGCCACGACCAGCGAAACATAGGACTAGATGGCTAAATACCTATCCCATTAGTGGACGGCCATCCAAACCGCTTGTATATATATCCCGTGCTACCGTCTCCCGCtgattgcacccagtaaccaacagCTCCCTGCAGTCTGtatgagtgagtaacgaccacgtacggatccaagcagtaactctgaagataacctgcaaaaaattaaTAAAGTTCTTTctattaaaaatcatatcatttatGCAGTTCCATATATCCCAGAGTAATGCGCATATTCCTATCCAGATACGTCCCGTGATAATAGGCTCTACCCTAGTTAGCCATGTCCCAAACAACATGTCAATGCTAATTGAAGGGTTAATGTTAAATGCTATATGAATCATGCACCAGAGGAGCTTGGCTAGGGAGCAGTCAATGAAGAGATGTTGAATTATTTGATCTTGGTCACAAAAACAACATCGAGGACTACCAACCCATCTTCACCTCAGAAAATTATCCGTCGTAAGAATCACCtccttatggacaaaccacatgaaaatCTTGATTCTCAGCGGAACTTTAATTTTCCATATATGCATTGTTCTCGGGATTGGGCCAAAATTAAGTAAATCCAGGTACATAGATTTCAATATAAATATACCGTTCTTAGTTAAATTCCATTGAAACGTGTCTGGCTGGTCCAAAAGTTGAACATCCATCAGCCTTCATACCAAATGTAACCAGGAAGTCCAACGTTCCCTCATAAGGGATCTCCTGAATGGAATATTCAGTGGAGACGAGTTTAATACTATAGAAATGTAAGCCTCCTTACATTGTATAATATTATATAACATAGGATACTGAAGTGCTAGGGGCAGATCTCGTAGCCAGGTATCCTCCCAAAATCTGGTAGTTCTACCGTCTCCAACAATAATTTTTACTCTACGAAAGAAGGTGTCTTTCTTTCTCATTAGCCCCTTCCAGAAGTCATTAGGTCTTACGGTTACCTGGGCTAGGGATTTAGTCTGGAGGTATTTGTTACGAAGGATCTGTGCCCACATACCCTCAAACTTGGTAAGCAACCTATAAAGCCATTTGCTAAGTAGGCATTTATTTTTAATTTCCAAATTCTCAATCCCTAGACCTCCTTAGTCTTTGGGACTGCAAATGATATCCCACCTGGTTAATCTATACTCTGTCTTAACCTCATCACTTCGCCAGAAGAAACGAAATCGATAGAAATCTAACCTTTTAAGTACCCCTACAGGCACTTCAAAGAAAGATAGAAGGAACATAGACATACTTGTTAACAACGAATTTATTAACACGAGCCTACCTCCATAAGACATAaggttgcccttccagcagcttagtTTTTTCTGAATCGATCCTCAAGACATTTTCATTCTTTATTGTAAAGTATTCGATGGTGAATTGGAATCCCTAGGTAATGAAATGGCAAAGAGCCCACTTCAGAAATGAACAATTGTCTATGGGCATCTTGTTCCTCTTTAGCTCACCCAAAGCAGAACAGTTCACTCTTGTGAAAATCAATTTTTAGACCTGACAATTGTTCGAAGAGGCAAAGGACCAGTTTCATATTTCTAGCCTTTGCAAGGTCATGTTTCATGAACATGATAGTGTTTTCCGTGTATTGTAAAATGGATATGCCCCCATCAACTAGATGAGCGATGAGACTACCTACCTGGCCATTATCCTTAGCCCTACCTATCAGGACTGCCAACATGTCTACCACAATGTTGAACAAGACCGGGGATATTAAATCCCCTTGTCTTAAGCCTTTATAGGTCTGGAAATAATTACCAGTGTCATCATTCACTTTGATCCCCATGCTATCTTTTTGGATAAAAGAGTCAACATGTCTCCGCCAGGATTCTGCAAACCCCTTCATACGCATAGCCTGTTGGAGAaagggccatttgaccttatcataaCCTTTTTCAAAATCCACCTTTATAGTTGTGAGCCTGAGCGCATAATGGCTAATTCTACACTCCGGCAGGACTTAAACACACCACCTGGCCGAACAAACTAATCATTATTCAACTCCTGGTAAACTCCCTTGCAAAATAAAGTGATGGTATTAAATTCATTACCGGCTGCATGCATCAAACCTCCGCGTCGCGTCGTACTATCTATTCACCAAACCTCTCCTGATAAATTCCCTTGCAAACCATAGTAACAAAATTAAATTCGTTACTGCACTACACATCCCCATCCATTCCCGTACTAGCTATTCTCCTTAATACCTTCTAGTAAAATACAGTGGAAACACGGTAACAGAGTTAACATCATTACGGACAACCTGCACTAGTATTCCGTCACGCACTAACATAATTAAAATGGTTACCACTGCATGCACCAATCCTTCGCcgcgcatgcatgaatccccgcagCCCCTAATTCTACAATTACcggatgcatgcatgaatccccgcagCCCCTAATTCTACTAGTAAATTTCCTAGTACATCCTTACCAGATGCATGCTAGTACTAGTACTGCCTACTCTTTGCAAAATCATCAATGATTAGGAAGAAGATGAAATTGGCATGTCGTATCGTAAAAGGGTGTACAGACTGATAAAACTTTATTAGGTCCTTTTACAAGAATAAATTGATCTTTCTATGTATTGCTCAAATTTTACTATAAAATTATTCTGTTACTACATATTGCTTAATTTGTGTGTTTACACTAGGGGAGGTTTGTATGGCGTGCGTTGGTTGTGCTGGACTGCTGGCTAGAATCGTAACGTGCGCGTGAAGTTGGTTCGAACGGCTGCCTGATTAGTGCGTGAAGTTGGAGCGTAGAATAAGAGTAATGCGCTCAGGGTCATGCAGATGAACTCATCAGGCTAACTGCAAGGCCACCCTCGGCAGATGCAAGAGCAATGTCACCCTCGGCCAGGGCACTCGAAGAGCGATCTCGTCAACAACCACAAGTACTCATCTGCATTTTTCTGATGGTCTGTTTAATTTGATCCTCCTACTAACAAGCAATTGTTTGGTTTTTAGAGTCTTATGCCTTTTTTTTATAATAACTAGCACAGCGGCCCGCACCACTGCAGCGGCAATATCTTTAATTATTTTAAAGTTTAGATTATGCCTTATGAAATGATGACCCTGAAAAAAATGCTAttacagtttttttttcttttctatcatAATATAGCATTCTAATTTCAGTAGAAATAGAACATGTCATCAATCATCAATCAGTAATTTTGAAGTGAACTACATATGGACTTGCACGTAACTTTGATTTTTTTACATCTTATGTCGATTTCTCTTTTATATATGTGTTTTGATTATTAAATTAATTCTAGGCTACctctgaattggccgtagcttcgtCATGTGGTGTGACAAAATTTATGTCAATAACATTGGATAACAAATACACTGCGGCCGGCCAATTTCATTTCCACTGCACACTTCCTATGTGTATAGTGGTGCATCTTGTTGTTTTCTTTTCTCTTCTCTTCAATTTGATAACGTAAATTACGTATGGTCTAAATTCATGATTTGGCTAGATGATAAATATTCATGTGGGGAGTCCCCCCCCTTGCCCCATACGTGCTTAGGACGCGATAGGGGCGTGACATTGCCACCTCCCCGCAACGTTGATGCGGCCGCTGTTCCGCTACACGCATGAGGGGCCCAAGACTGTGAGGGGGGCGTGAGCGGACTCTAGGGATGAGTGAGGCACCTATTGTTTGTCACTCTCCAACTATCCATTTAGTTAGGCATCTCTCTTTTTCCATCCATCCATTTAGTtaggtatctctctctctctcaaaaacacACACTTCACTATTGTACAACTACATATATTGTACCTCTATCAGAGTCAATATACAGAGAAGCAGTTGTGCCAGCTAGCATAACAAGCAGATGGACAACTACACATGAGAACTGTTTATATACAGGTTCAAACTATTTCAGTTTTATTGCCGATCGGCATGAAAGCCGGAACCAACGCACAAGAAAACAAAGGATGATGGAGACATGTAATGGAGTGTTGGAATATAATGTACGTCCCTCTCCCACGTTTGTACTTTTGATTGAGTTGACTGGTGCATGAATTATATATGGTATCCGATGCAAAAAATCTTGAGTTCAAGACACTGCAATGCAAGATTAAAATATGATTATGCATCCTTCATCGATCCTATGTATAAAGACTAAAATAGCCTAGACGTGTGTAGGAGGGCCACAATCCATCAGTTTAGTTTTGCGGCCCACGTCATAGACTTCAGAGGAGCATAGACGTGCGGGAGAGTGTTGCAGTATGGTG is drawn from Triticum dicoccoides isolate Atlit2015 ecotype Zavitan chromosome 4A, WEW_v2.0, whole genome shotgun sequence and contains these coding sequences:
- the LOC119289336 gene encoding noroxomaritidine synthase 2-like: MSISFSQELLIPTVLVLLVSLCLYFRSSNRSKNPSVLPIDWPIVHMLPAFIANLHNLCDYCAASLAESGHNFRIHLPQAHMFLTCDPVNIRHIFTTNHTNFPKGVEFAAIFDIMAGSFFTIDGEPYHRQRVKFHSVLGNPRLVASMVACCRDKMENGLLPLFTQMASTGTPFDMQEVVSRFMFDLAATSLFGVDTSLLSLDMPPMDVAIAMDTVMEVAIVRHILPASCWKAMRWLNIGPERKLDAAHTVLRGFVTDMIKKKINRGCIGNEEEQESADILSSYINDPDYADVELLHAVLLAFMLAGKDTIGVTLIWTFYKLAQNPKIVSIIRSELSPIALHKIDTGTGAMVIFDPEETKSIVYLRAVLYETLRLYPPAPFERKTMVADNIMPSGHEVHAGETILISLHSMGRMEDIWGKDCHDYNPHRWLLEGSNKLRYEPSHKFLSFNSGPRICPGKEIAVIQMRTIVATVVWNFDLEVVKGQSIEPKLSCTLQMKNGLIVKLKKREIREI